The following are encoded in a window of Pyrenophora tritici-repentis strain M4 chromosome 6, whole genome shotgun sequence genomic DNA:
- a CDS encoding cutinase palindrome-binding protein, whose translation MAGLPMNPEPSSMHGMPMDDVMQQMDLDLSSLDGAEGTNGGFSFADPQMQNVPPNSTTGSEMQLTGAGAGPLPTGFGAPNMNPSGSTLTEFTKRRNWSQRVLEELRDLLHILTSDGRVLYVSPSCKVLTGWEPSNVMGRFINEFIHPDDIGIFVKEFNESIASGNPLRFFYRFRKTDDSWIIFESHGHPHLSSDTNSFAPPNSINCRGFFMMARPYPTKNAALLDSFLEHKIENERLMKRIAELKREEQDEQDDWNKKTEEVGTSMTPSESHVTQNMSQADAVSYAQMPPPAKPVISNTALTRQNLDEALAASKPDSINDKMARYEGANHLETIEMLTGLRYRDGERSQGISTGDASPNLIRGDAGIQISMDRDGRNSSDKKKKLKIADEYVCTDCGTLDSPEWRKGPNGPKTLCNACGLRWAKKEKKKQQGPSPSMLSGSSMMHTPPMPMQNSTGSS comes from the exons ATGGCGGGCCTCCCCATGAATCCGGAGCCCTCGAGCATGCACGGTATGCCCATGGACGATGTGATGCAGCAAATGGACCTGGATCTGTCGTCGCTCGACGGAGCCGAGGGCACAAACGGCGGCTTCTCTTTCGCGGATCCACAGATGCAGAACGTACCACCCAACAGCACCACGGGCAGCGAGATGCAACTGACGGGTGCAGGCGCAGGGCCGCTGCCCACGGGCTTTGGCGCTCCCAATATGAACCCTTCTGGCAGCACCCTGACCGAGTTTACCAAGCGGCGGAACTGGTCGCAGCGCGTGCTGGAAGAGCTGCGCGACCTCCTGCACATCCTGACGTCTGACGGGAGGGTGCTCTACGTATCGCCTTCGTGCAAGGTGCTGACGGGATGGGAGCCGTCAAACGTCATGGGCCGCTTCATTAATGAGTTCATCCACCCCGACGATATTGGCATCTTTGTCAAGGAATTTAACGAGTCGATTGCGTCGGGCAACCCGCTGCGCTTCTTCTACCGCTTCCGCAAGACGGACGACTCGTGGATCATCTTCGAGTCGCATGGCCACCCCCATCTCAGCAGCGATACCAACTCGTTCGCCCCTCCCAACTCGATCAACTGTCGCGGCTTCTTCATGATGGCCCGCCCCTACCCGACCAAGAACGCCGCCCTCCTCGACTCCTTCCTCGAACACAAGATTGAGAACGAGCGGCTGATGAAGCGCATAGCCGAGCTTAAGCGCGAGGAGCAGGATGAACAGGACGACTGGAACAAGAAGACGGAGGAAGTGGGCACATCTATGACTCCCTCAGAGTCACATGTAACGCAGAACATGAGCCAGGCGGATGCCGTTTCCTATGCGCAGATGCCCCCACCTGCGAAGCCCGTCATATCCAATACCGCCCTCACACGCCAAAATCTCGACGAAGCCCTCGCCGCAAGCAAGCCCGACAGTATCAATGACAAAATGGCTCGATACGAGGGCGCTAACCATCTCGAGACAATTGAAATGTTGACAGGTCTCCGCTATCGAGACGGTGAGCGATCACAAGGTATCAGTACAGGTGATGCGAGTCCCAATCTCATACGCGGCGACGCAGGCATTCAGATATCCATGGACCGCGACGGCAGGAATTCCTccgacaagaagaagaagctcaAAATCGCCGATGAATACGTATGTACCGACTGCGGTACCTTGGATTCGCCAGAATGGCGTAAAGGCCCGAATGGGCCCAAGACGCTATGTAATGCATGCGGAT TGCGCTGGGCGAAGAAGgaaaagaagaagcagcaaggCCCATCCCCCAGTATGCTCAGCGGAAGCAGTATGATGCACACGCCACCAATGCCCATGCAAAACAGCACCGGCAGCAGCTGA
- a CDS encoding penicillin binding protein (AmpC, Beta-lactamase class C and other penicillin binding protein): protein MIISIVSIISLLVPTTLSICPPPGSILPPPILAPNTSEFNIPESLFSNLTYLGETSFAIQAAIGNTTIFQYEHSAPGRQVNQSLFETRIRIASATKLITALAIELSRDEISLEDPITKFIPGLKEELYGDVTIKALADHTSGLGRFGYTGDVAYSKGATALGLPNITNTLPGCDPIPGGRTCTPQELLAEFNNPAYAPHSPNARALYSNIGYILLGLALEAAHNQPYETIIQKLILDPVGMEKSTFASPTTDDGTALLPRRPEDKPWFVADFGNLNPSGGLWSTPREMLLLLHALQNNLLLSAAELRAWMQPTTFLGRTSQAVGIAWEIFRITDLPLAFPRAVDVYTKLGGVPGYGSYLVLIPEFDIAITINAAGGAGAATSFICVDLLDRIVKAVVPWADVLAREQAEVKYAGAYKMGGTSGSNDSVVISGTDGPGLAIDAMTINNVAVLPALAASQGIPVENFSARLYPTDPDSLGTDRKSWRMLLDQKVPAEKLFGDMECMAWNLGDPLRYVGGPLDTFVFHMEGDKVASVELLGWRVNLIKVD, encoded by the exons ATGATTATATCCATTGTATCTATTATTTCCCTGCTAGTCCCTACGACTCTCTCCATATGTCCACCACCTGGCTCTATACTTCCGCCACCGATACTTGCTCCAAACACATCAGAATTCAACATACCGGAGTCGCTTTTCAGCAACTTGACTTACCTGGGAGAGACTTCTTTTGCAATCCAGGCGGCTATCGGTAACACCACCATCTTCCAATATGAACACTCTGCCCCAGGGCGCCAAGTCAACCAGTCTCTTTTCGAGACCAGGATTCGTATTGCTAGTGCAACTAAACTCATCACTGCACTCGCAATTGAGCTCAGCAGGGACGAGATCAGTCTCGAAGACCCAATTACCAAATTTATCCCTGGTTTAAAGGAGGAGTTATACGGTGATGTTACCATCAAAGCATTAGCGGACCATACATCCGGACTAGGCCGCTTC GGCTACACGGGAGACGTTGCATACAGCAAAGGCGCAACCGCCCTAGGTCTACCAAACATCACCAACACCCTCCCAGGCTGTGACCCCATCCCCGGCGGCCGCACCTGTACCCCACAAGAACTCCTCGCCGAATTCAACAACCCCGCCTACGCGCCACACTCGCCCAACGCACGCGCCCTATACAGTAACATTGGCTACATCCTCCTCGGTCTCGCCCTAGAAGCAGCGCACAACCAGCCCTATGAAACCATCATCCAAAAGCTCATCCTTGACCCCGTTGGCATGGAGAAATCAACCTTTGCCTCACCCACCACAGACGACGGAACAGCACTTCTACCCCGACGACCAGAAGATAAACCTTGGTTCGTCGCTGATTTTGGGAACTTGAACCCGTCTGGTGGTCTATGGTCTACACCGCGCGAAATGCTCCTCTTGCTGCACGCCCTGCAGAATAACCTCCTCCTCAGCGCTGCCGAACTGAGAGCTTGGATGCAACCCACGACATTTCTAGGCCGAACAAGCCAAGCCGTGGGTATCGCGTGGGAAATCTTTCGCATCACAGACCTGCCTCTTGCGTTCCCGCGCGCTGTAGATGTCTACACTAAGCTAGGTGGTGTGCCGGGTTACGGGTCTTATCTCGTATTGATACCTGAGTTTGATATTGCGATTACGATTAATGCGGCTGGCGGGGCGGGGGCTGCGACGTCGTTTATTTGTGTGGATTTGCTGGATAGGATTGTTAAGGCTGTGGTTCCTTGGGCTGATGTGTTGGCGAGGGAGCAGGCGGAGGTAAAGTATGCTGGGGCGTACAAGATGGGTGGTACATCTGGGTCCAACGACTCTGTCGTCATTTCTGGTACTGATGGACCTGGTCTGGCTATCGACGCTATGACTATCAATAATGTGGCTGTTCTTCCAGCTCTTGCGGCGAGCCAGGGGATTCCGGTGGAGAACTTTAGCGCGAGGTTGTATCCTACGGATCCGGATTCGCTGGGTACGGATCGGAAGAGTTGGAGGATGCTACTTGATCAGAAGGTACCGGCAGAGAAGCTGTTCGGGGATATGGAGTGCATGGCCTGGAATTTGGGTGATCCACTGAGGTACGTGGGTGGGCCGCTTGATACGTTTGTTTTTCACATGGAGGGTGACAAGGTGGCTAGTGTGGAGTTGCTCGGTTGGAGGGTGAACTTGATCAAGGTGGATTGA
- a CDS encoding ThiF, Dinucleotide-utilizing enzyme involved in molybdopterin and thiamine biosynthesis family 2 has translation MAGVVDSLRKQITACEATLQDLRRELAEAERSQGQEAKIVPHNGPQATDPTNPLDHDMNFGVPDDFRSEIFAILDQGEDPSQDPAASKGTSRWPLEKEEYKRYGRQLIMPEIGMEGQLRLKHSRVLIVGVGGLGCPAAAYLAGAGVGTIGLVDGDTVEESNLHRQVLHSTARVGMTKVQSAMVALNSLNPNVELMAHDFRITPETAISTFKDYDIILDCTDTPASRYLISDTCVLLGKVLVSASALRIDGQLIVLNNPPLPQGDANGGPCYRCVFPKPPPPESVVSCGDGGILGPVVGVMGVLQALEAIKILARNPETTSPDPPSLLLFSAYSSPMFRSMRLRSRKAKCAACSSHSTVSAKALENGSLDYVQFCGSVSAISDPLSPEERISPQSYAQLRSGVNPFTGTVSSKDSHILVDVREKVQFDLCSIEGSVNVPFSTVSTTQAPASSPYSAGYSPGYNSGNSGMEVDEDYWVTWLRQTEKPIFVVCRLGNDSQVTVKKMKQLGLDAGGKRYIGDIKGGLQAWRKNVDHDFPDY, from the exons ATGGCTGGGGTAGTCGACTCCTTACGCAAGCAGATCACTGCATGCGAAGCTACACTACAGGATCTCCGCCGAGAATTGGCAGAAGCTGAGCGCAGTCAGGGCCAGGAAGCAAAAATCGTGCCCCACAATGGACCACAAGCTACAGATCCGACCAACCCGCTGGATCATGATATGAATTTTGGTGTGCCAGATGATTTCCGTTCGGAGATTTTTGCCATCTTGGACCAAGGAGAGGACCCGTCACAGGATCCTGCTGCATCAAAGGGGACTTCGCGATGGCCGCTCGAGAAGGAAGAATACAAGAGATATGGAAGGCAACTGATTATGCCTGAGATTGGGATGGAGG GTCAACTACGTCTCAAGCATTCCCGAGTCCTTATCGTGGGAGTGGGAGGTCTCGGTTGTCCTGCTGCTGCATATCTGGCAGGAGCAGGTGTTGGCACGATAGGTCTGGTTGATGGTGATACGGTTGAAGAATCCAACCTCCACCGACAAGTCCTACATTCTACAGCAAGGGTTGGAATGACAAAGGTGCAAAGCGCAATGGTGGCCTTGAACTC GCTCAACCCCAATGTGGAACTCATGGCCCACGATTTCCGAATAACCCCTGAGACGGCTATATCGACATTCAAAGATTACGATATAATCCTGGATTGCACAGACACTCCGGCGTCTCGCTACCTTATTTCCGACACCTGTGTCTTGCTGGGCAAGGTTCTTGTCTCAGCATCAGCCCTACGCATCGATGGACAACTGATAGTTCTGAACAATCCACCTCTACCACAAGGCGATGCAAATGGGGGGCCCTGCTACCGTTGTGTATTCCCCAAGCCACCGCCTCCGGAATCAGTCGTATCGTGTGGCGATGGAGGAATCCTAGGACCTGTCGTCGGTGTGATGGGTGTTTTGCAAGCCTTGGAAGCAATCAAAATTCTGGCTAGGAACCCAGAGACGACATCACCTGACCCGCCGAGTCTGCTCTTGTTCTCGGCGTACTCAAGTCCCATGTTCCGCTCTATGCGCCTCAGAAGTCGAAAGGCCAAGTGTGCTGCTTGTTCATCCCATTCAACCGTTAGCGCAAAGGCATTGGAGAACGGGAGCTTGGATTATGTCCAGTTTTGTGGCAGTGTGTCGGCGATTTCGGATCCGCTGTCCCCAGAGGAGCGTATATCACCGCAGAGCTATGCGCAACTACGATCAGGCGTCAATCCTTTTACGGGGACAGTGTCAAGCAAAGACAGTCATATTCTCGTCGATGTACGTGAGAAGGTACAGTTTGATCTGTGCAGCATTGAAGGCAGTGTCAATGTACCGTTTTCAACAGTATCAACAACGCAAGCGCCAGCCTCCAGCCCGTACAGCGCTGGGTACAGCCCAGGGTACAACTCTGGAAACAGCGGCATGGAAGTCGATGAGGACTACTGGGTCACGTGGCTTAGGCAGACAGAAAAGCCAATCTTTGTTGTCTGCAGGCTTGGCAACGACTCGCAGGTTACAGTCAAGAAGATGAAGCAACTCGGTCTTGACGCTGGCGGGAAGAGATATATTGGAGATATTAAAGGGGGCTTGCAGGCCTGGAGGAAGAACGTCGATCATGACTTCCCAGATTACTGA
- a CDS encoding HET domain containing protein, which translates to MVSVCVTCKGLQKNHLRLDGAQGNVTKSLPWVDTTLPNLRLRSTSCRACALLLNGILLHHDRFASVPEDRIRVTAGPFQQKPEKGSQGPLPVELRWQDSDEDSEEQLHAAGHADLKLEFFTDMEGQSPFSAIGRGRHITENPLQTTGLSTARSLVKNCLETHGTCGHPGKPTALPKRVLDLSPGGDDPKSIRLHESEYIHEERGYQHGEYVALSHVWGVETGIPKTTLATLDSHKKSISWAALPRSYQEAIFFTRALGCRWLFIDSLCLVQDDLQEKLEDSLKMGEIFGNAFLTLAATSASDSSSQPLLPAKTPPFKIQTTDNKGSLYKINVREQPSHYSFEAPFDGNSHMNEWELPFNMTEEANLHTPLLTRAWPYTERLLSPRVLHFTKSEMILECWNGYQCECGRIDDNTCDSRPTDQVKRELARVIADTQNRPQQPNGSGNGTNGHARLDSVTSQLASTNLTNGALQDFLRRREEALQLWSYIITEYTARHLTYDSDRLIAIASIAKALSPTLQSGYIAGQWTFSTLGLLWYPNETTKCRRPQGQNVPSWSWASVEGSPIFFDNSSAMDLACRASFGPKGKRASAWSPIMGEPLELSGAMAAEVVFHSSGGSLQDEASYILARNGMTAEFIPDVSPPHGDDALQDGDTLVVVLVSMTFRTSIVGIVLKPWTGNNVYRRVGRFECYECTPEGSEQEMSEDAEALFEHWFPDIQDMTQLDNYPQRTFTVV; encoded by the exons ATGGTATCTGTTTGCGTGACGTGCAAAGGCCTGCAGAAGAACCACCTTAGGCTCGACGGCGCGCAAGGTAACGTGACCAAATCTTTGCCCTGGGTCGATACAACGCTGCCAAATCTGAGGCTGAGATCAACTTCTTGTCGCGCATGTGCGCTCCTACTTAATGGCATTCTACTGCACCACGACCGATTCGCAAGCGTACCAGAGGATCGTATTCGGGTAACAGCAGGACCGTTTCAACAAAAACCAGAAAAGGGCTCCCAGGGCCCTCTGCCAGTCGAGCTTCGGTGGCAGGATAGCgacgaggacagcgaggaaCAGTTGCACGCCGCAGGGCATGCAGATCTCAAGCTGGAATTCTTCACAGATATGG AGGGACAGTCACCCTTTTCCGCTATTGGACGAGGTCGACACATTACAGAAAACCCATTGCAAACCACGGGTCTGTCAACAGCACGGAGCTTGGTCAAGAATTGTCTTGAAACGCATGGTACATGTGGTCATCCCGGCAAACCAACAGCTCTACCGAAGCGCGTACTAGACCTATCGCCGGGTGGCGACGACCCCAAAAGCATAAGATTACACGAAAGTGAGTATATCCACGAGGAAAGGGGATATCAACATGGCGAGTATGTTGCCTTGAGTCATGTATGGGGTGTGGAAACCGGTATACCGAAAACCACTCTGGCAACACTGGATTCACATAAGAAGAGTATTTCATGGGCGGCATTGCCGAGATCATATCAAGAAGCAATCTTCTTCACAAGAGCGCTTGGTTGCCGCTGGCTATTTATAGACAGTCTTTGTTTAGTCCAGGATGACTTGCAAGAAAAGCTTGAAGACTCGCTCAAGATGGGCGAGATATTTGGCAACGCCTTCCTCACACTTGCAGCTACGTCCGCATCTGATAGTAGTAGTCAACCTCTACTTCCTGCCAAGACACCGCCGTTCAAGATCCAAACAACAGACAACAAAGGTTCACTCTACAAGATTAACGTCAGAGAGCAGCCGAGCCATTACAGCTTTGAAGCACCTTTTGACGGGAACTCGCATATGAATGAGTGGGAGTTGCCATTCAACATGACCGAAGAAGCCAATCTGCACACGCCTCTTCTGACTCGCGCATGGCCGTACACGGAGCGTCTGCTTTCACCACGGGTATTACATTTCACCAAGAGCGAAATGATCCTGGAATGCTGGAATGGCTACCAATGCGAATGCGGGCGCATTGATGATAACACCTGCGATTCGCGTCCTACTGACCAAGTCAAGAGAGAGCTTGCTAGGGTCATTGCGGACACACAAAACCGACCCCAACAACCCAATGGCAGCGGCAATGGTACCAATGGACATGCTCGATTGGATAGCGTAACCAGCCAACTAGCGTCCACAAACCTCACAAACGGCGCTCTTCAAGATTTTTTACGAAGACGTGAAGAAGCACTACAACTATGGTCCTACATCATCACGGAATACACTGCACGGCACTTGACATACGACAGCGACCGGCTTATCGCTATAGCAAGCATCGCAAAGGCACTCTCTCCAACACTACAATCAGGCTACATTGCAGGGCAATGGACATTCAGTACCCTCGGGCTCCTGTGGTATCCAAACGAGACTACGAAATGTCGCCGCCCACAAGGACAAAACGTACCAAGCTGGTCTTGGGCGTCTGTGGAAGGCTCCCCCATCTTCTTCGATAACAGTTCCGCCATGGATCTCGCGTGCAGAGCATCTTTCGGTCCAAAAGGGAAACGCGCATCCGCATGGTCACCGATTATGGGCGAGCCCCTTGAATTATCTGGTGCAATGGCAGCGGAAGTTGTCTTCCACTCTTCCGGTGGATCTCTGCAAGACGAGGCCTCATACATTCTAGCCAGGAACGGTATGACGGCCGAGTTCATACCGGATGTCTCGCCGCCACATGGAGACGATGCCCTGCAAGATGGTGACACCCTCGTTGTTGTCCTTGTCAGCATGACGTTTCGTACGTCCATTGTCGGTATAGTGCTCAAGCCTTGGACCGGAAACAATGTGTACCGGCGCGTGGGTCGATTTGAATGCTACGAATGCACACCCGAAGGTTCAGAGCAGGAGATGAGCGAAGACGCAGAAGCGCTTTTTGAGCACTGGTTTCCTGATATCCAGGATATGACGCAGCTGGACAATTATCCCCAGCGGACCTTTACCGTCGTCTGA
- a CDS encoding DUF2029 domain containing protein, translated as MCDQQAQQEIALISQNHGTILVIVAWFLAGLLALSIVARIIARCKLAHLRHLSSSGDVVIFIAGFCALASTAITSTAYDWGLGKRRCLLSDNDMQNIERKLFISTVLFVLAIGISKSSVLLFLYRLAQSTLRRVYVAIVGALVLLWTIAVLAIMVFQCEMPNPWTIWTGNCVPLVQFWVIAIIFDIVLDTAMMVLSAHTVWKLPESRRQKILATLVLLLRSILIVASVIRLIFLEQALNRDADPTFDSIPYFTTTQAHGTLAVLLACTLWQKPYSRLQVLRAPKPSEPQLESGDLKYWADTTVGTPYESYNSLAADFHIIREPLPSIQASMSMPNSPTVSHRSLGKSILLPDKPTPMRYGIPPPRPPPPTDEQRPDLSMFYGTTITIQQPPMVTLLGNLPGRDVRLAGRIERPNVA; from the exons ATGTGCGACCAACAAGCCCAACAGGAAATTGCCCTCATTTCTCAGAACCATGGCACGATTCTGGTAATTGTAGCTTGGTTCCTTGCCGGCTTGCTG GCTCTTTCAATCGTAGCAAGAATCATCGCTCGATGCAAATTGGCACATCTTCGTCATCTGTCCTCGTCTGGCGATGTCGTCATCTTCATTGCGGGATTCTGTGCTCTGGCAAGCACGGCCATCACCTCTACGGCCTACGACTGGGGTCTTGGAAAAAGAAGATGCCTATTGAGTGACAACGACATGCAAAACATTGAGCGCAAGCTCTTCATTTCGACAGTACTGTTTGTCTTGGCCATTGGCATCTCCAAGAGCTCGGTCCTGTTGTTCTTGTACCGCCTGGCACAGAGTACCTTGCGAAGGGTGTATGTGGCAATTGTTGGTGCCCTTGTACTATTATGGACTATTGCTGTGTTGGCTATCATGGTCTTCCAATGCGAGATGCCAAATCCCTGGACGATATGGACAGGCAATTGTGTTCCATTG GTGCAATTCTGGGTCATAGCCATCATCTTTGACATTGTCCTTGACACGGCTATGATGGTCCTTTCCGCTCATACCGTCTGGAAGCTACCCGAATCCCGTCGTCAGAAGATTTTGGCGACATTGGTTTTGTTACTACGGTCAAT CTTGATCGTAGCATCAGTCATTCGCCTCATCTTCCTTGAGCAGGCTCTCAACCGCGATGCGGACCCAACTTTTGATTCGATACCCTACTTTACTACCACACAGGCCCATGGCACTCTCGCTGTCCTCCTAGCCTGTACACTGTGGCAAAAGCCCTACTCACGCCTTCAAGTGCTCCGAGCACCCAAACCCTCAGAACCACAGCTCGAGTCTGGGGACTTGAAATACTGGGCCGATACCACGGTCGGTACACCATACGAATCATACAACTCATTAGCGGCGGATTTCCACATCATAAGAGAACCACTCCCATCCATACAGGCAAGCATGTCCATGCCAAACTCTCCCACAGTATCGCATCGCTCGCTGGGCAAGAGCATCCTTCTACCGGATAAACCAACGCCAATGAGATACGGAATCCCACCGCCTAGACCACCACCACCGACCGATGAGCAAAGACCAGATCTCAGTATGTTTTATGGAACAACCATCACTATACAACAACCGCCCATGGTGACATTGCTTGGCAACCTGCCTGGACGGGACGTAAGATTGGCGGGAAGAATCGAGAGGCCCAATGTGGCCTAG
- a CDS encoding ATPase, protein MRRSLQRVRRGWLLLPLSRHPARFRSTPFILQPLDNHATPKEAQKDSQPNGDKQERSKFARSVLEGSTVALISLFGLGLGGYAYSLFYKHTMAKKIENAFATGYSSQERVALGRISYGTEPEKIQEIVEREYWVPRAEQEEIDNIVNGKARGRYYLVIGERGTGKRALLLQAMRKVNGDGIAMLEAHNDLEVFRTRLGKAIDYEFHEDYIGGLFSIRGPRDSSPLLDIERALNQMEKVALRLRKRRGKPLLMIINNIHLFKDDEAGKHLLEILQQRAEIWAGNELVTTVFTSDEFWTLERLTPHATDMHVLNIRDVRKDVVTKALKQYRARYHNEDVPQNILDHVFAQVGGRLIFLNQVAKSRDMLDTCEQINRREKSWFLNNCWILGDSMDDDVEEQQKYCAAAIILARALVLREKPLPPSPSPSSSPQQFSLPQIPLHEARQIITRADFIHLFDHINVFHIDAHGMVRADSVPMQNAFRDVVLQPGFEQHLMATLNRLDELESLARTREVAVREAPGRSGGVVPVQEFCAKL, encoded by the exons ATGAGACGCTCATTACAACGTGTTCGACGTG GATGGCTCCTCTTGCCCCTCAGCAGACACCCCGCTCGCTTTCGATCCACGCCGTTCATCCTTCAGCCTTTAGATAACCATGCTACGCCCAAAGAAGCACAAAAGGATAGCCAGCCCAATGGTGACAAGCAAGAACGAAGCAAGTTCGCTCGAAGCGTCCTCGAAGGCAGCACCGTGGCTCTGATATCACTCTTTGGGCTGGGCCTTGGCGGCTACGCATACAGCTTATTCTACAAGCATACCATGGCAAAGAAGATTGAAAATGCCTTTGCAACAGGCTATAGCTCACAAGAGCGCGTCGCTCTCGGTCGCATCTCGTACGGTACGGAACCAGAAAAGATACAGGAGATTGTGGAGAGAGAATATTGGGTTCCACGAGCTGAGCAGGAGGAAATCGATAATATTGTGAATGGGAAAGCAAGAGGACGGTATTATCTCGTGATTGGAGAACGAGGTACGGGCAAGAGAGCGCTGCTCCTGCAAGCTATGCGGAAGGTCAATGGCGATGGTATTGCTATGTTAGAAGCACACAACGACCTAGAAGTCTTCCGCACGCGGCTAGGAAAAGCCATAGACTACGAGTTCCATGAAGATTATATCGGAGGGCTATTCAGCATCAGAGGTCCAAGAGACAGCTCGCCACTACTAGACATCGAAAGAGCGCTCAATCAAATGGAAAAGGTAGCCCTGCGACTACGAAAACGACGCGGCAAACCTCTCCTCATGATCATCAACAACATCCACCTCTTCAAAGACGACGAAGCCGGAAAACACCTCCTAGAAATCCTCCAGCAGCGAGCAGAAATCTGGGCCGGCAACGAGCTCGTCACCACAGTCTTTACCTCTGACGAATTCTGGACCCTAGAACGCCTCACCCCACACGCCACGGACATGCACGTCCTGAACATCCGCGACGTCCGCAAAGACGTCGTCACAAAAGCACTGAAACAGTACCGCGCTCGCTACCACAACGAAGACGTGCCGCAGAATATCCTAGACCACGTCTTTGCTCAAGTCGGCGGCCGCCTGATTTTCCTAAACCAAGTCGCTAAATCACGCGATATGCTGGATACGTGCGAGCAAATCAACAGGAGAGAGAAATCTTGGTTTTTGAATAACTGCTGGATATTAGGTGATTCCATGGATGACGACGTGGAGGAACAGCAGAAATACTGCGCTGCTGCCATCATCCTCGCCCGCGCTCTTGTCCTCCGAGAAAAACCCTTACCCCCATCTCCATCCCCCTCTTCTTCCCCCCAACAATTCTCCCTCCCCCAAATCCCCCTCCATGAAGCCCGCCAGATTATAACACGCGCGGATTTCATCCACCTCTTCGACCACATCAACGTCTTCCACATTGATGCGCACGGCATGGTGCGCGCAGACTCGGTGCCTATGCAAAACGCGTTTCGCGATGTGGTGCTGCAACCGGGGTTCGAGCAGCATTTGATGGCGACGCTGAATCGGTTGGATGAGCTGGAGAGTTTGGCGAGGACGAGGGAGGTTGCGGTTAGAGAGGCGCCGGGGAGGAGCGGGGGCGTGGTGCCTGTGCAGGAGTTTTGTGCGAAGCTTTGA